From the Octopus sinensis unplaced genomic scaffold, ASM634580v1 Contig19123_ERROPOS200000, whole genome shotgun sequence genome, one window contains:
- the LOC115232036 gene encoding LOW QUALITY PROTEIN: von Willebrand factor A domain-containing protein 5A (The sequence of the model RefSeq protein was modified relative to this genomic sequence to represent the inferred CDS: deleted 2 bases in 1 codon) — MNRLMVFGIICENKTKVSLLYATHTISINGFTSHVNIEAEYINESQHKTEAKFVFPVEEDSAVYKFEAKIGDVHLVAKSKDKDVAKKEYKQAVDKGQSAILLRETSTSGDIFEYSLGNIPANEKIRLQICLVSELSCEVDGAVKFHMPFVLNPRYGLKPADENYQNAPKPKEFSFNASVNWNSQIKDIKSEHPVNVEYQDNKCHATVRMAKEFNFEKDLLLQVYYEDVEKPQVILEKGDENSKGMFSKDIMMINVFPELPQVKQTAANDYIFVIDRSGSMSGEKIEAAKDTLLLFLKSLPLGCSFNVISFNNDFEFLFKEGSREYSEDSLNEALKFQKNLFASGGTEILSALKSLSVKKPFQNFHRQAFLITDGEVYNTNDVIQLVKSQVNNTRYFTIGIGSGASTELVKGIARAGKGQAEFVMTNDNLKAKVMRLLKLSMQPFVSSVCLSAKHGENNKELSFISVPERLPCIFSEEKLILYLVLHEAETSCKNVKLNLCGKIGETDFSLDFEASLLGQNNKEDNTPSLCEKKIQELELNEDLGKGDEIKSEIIDLGTMANLVSKYTSFVGLDEHVRLDFQMASLVAPTRSAMCGYVSSSRIKAFGVKKHVPEFMKRRCMPMMCLASPQAYNQNSVVAERVDDIDDELEDDSDDGDSFGADSVDSSCMPPPFKVRRVTDEESFMSSGSTNKDILTCLVGLQAFSGFWNLDDQLAQALSISLKDLNKENPSISDKVWATALVVAVLREKLASQHCEWELMEKKAIEWLESQNIQPMNSEKLLEKATNFIKNKMVA; from the exons ATGAATAGACTAATGGTATTTGGAATCATctgtgaaaataaaacaaaggtttctcttctctatgccacACACACGATTTCCATTAATGGTTTTACGTCACACGTCAACATCGAGgctgaatatataaatgaaagccaACACAAGACAGAAGCTAAGTTTGTTTTCCCTGTGGAAGAAGACAGTGCCGTATATAAATTCGAAGCTAAAATTGGTGATGTCCATTTAGTTGCCAAATCTAAAGACAAAGATGTTGCCAAAAAGGAATACAAACAAGCTGTAGATAAAGGTCAGTCTGCCATTTTGTTGCGAGAGACAAGTACATCTGGCGATATTTTTGAGTATAGTTTAGGTAATATTCCAGCAAATGAAAAGATCCGTTTACAAATATGCCTTGTTTCTGAACTTTCTTGTGAAGTTGATGGGGCAGTGAAATTTCATATGCCATTTGTGCTTAATCCCAGATATGGTCTTAAACCTGCAgatgaaaattatcaaaatgCACCTAAACCAAAAGAGTTTAGTTTCAATGCCTCCGTCAACTGGAATTCACAAATCAAAGACATCAAATCAGAACATCCAGTTAACGTGGAATATCAGGATAACAAGTGTCATGCTACTGTGAGAATGGCAAAGGAATTCAATTTTGAGAAAGACCTTCTTCTGCAAGTGTACTATGAAGATGTAGAAAAACCACAAGTAATTttagagaaaggagatgagaattCTAAAGGAATGTTTTCTAAAGATATTATGATGATAAATGTGTTTCCAGAACTTCCGCAAGTAAAACAAACTGCCGCTaatgattatatttttgttattgatcGCTCAGGAAGCATGAGTGGAGAGAAAATTGAAGCAGCAAAAGATACTTTGTTACTTTTCTTAAAAAGTTTACCTTTGGGTTGCTCATTTAATGTTATCAGCTTCAATAATGATTTTGAATTTCTGTTCAAAGAAGGAAGCCGAGAATATAGTGAAGATTCTCTGAATGAAGCATTGAAATTCCAGAAAAATCTATTTGCTTCGGGAGGGACAGAAATTCTTAGTGCACTGAAATCACTCTCTGTCAAAAAACCATTTCAAAATTTCCATCGACAAGCATTCTTAATAACTGATGGTGAAGTCTACAACACAAACGATGTCATTCAATTGGTCAAGTCACAAGTAAACAACACACGATACTTCACAATTGGTATTGGTTCTGGAGCTTCTACAGAATTGGTCAAAGGTATTGCCCGCGCAGGGAAGGGACAAGCAGAGTTTGTGATGACAAATGACAACCTTAAGGCAAAAGTTATGCGTTTATTAAAATTGTCAATGCAACCATTTGTATCTTCGGTTTGTCTCTCTGCTAAACATGgtgaaaacaataaagaattatccTTTATTTCAGTTCCAGAAAGGCTGCCATGTATTTTCAGTGAAGAAAAATTAATCCTGTATCTAGTTTTGCATGAAGCTGAGACTAGTTGCAAAAATGTGAAATTGAATCTTTGTGGTAAAATTGGTGAAACAGACTTTTCACTTGATTTTGAAGCAAGTCTGTTGGGACAGAATAATAAGGAA GACAATACACCGTCTTTGtgtgaaaagaaaatacaggaattgGAATTAAATGAAGATTTGGGTAAAGGTGATGAAATAAAATCAGAGATTATCGATTTGGGTACAATGGCTAATTTAGTTTCAAAGTACACAAGTTTTGTTGGTTTGGATGAACATGTTCGATTGGATTTTCAAATGGCCTCTCTGGTAGCTCCAACACGTAGTGCCATGTGTGGTTATGTTTCTTCGTCACGAATAAAAGCGTTTGGTGTGAAGAAACATGTTCCAGAATTTATGAAAAGGCGTTGCATGCCAATGATGTGTTTAGCTTCACCACAAGCATACAATCAAAATTCTGTAGTTGCTGAAAGAgtagatgacattgatgatgaatTGGAGGATGACTCTGATGATGGTGATTCTTTTGGTGCTGATTCTGTGGATTCAAGTTGCATGCCTCCCCCATTTAAAGTACGACGTGTGACTGATGAGGAATCCTTTATGTCTTCTGGGTCaacaaataaagatattttaacaTGTTTGGTTGGTCTACAAGCTTTCTCTGGTTTCTGGAATCTAGACGATCAGTTGGCTCAAGCTCTCAGTATTTCTCTTAAGGATCTGAACAAAGAGAATCCATCTATTAGTGATAAAGTATGGGCTAcagctcttgttgttgctgtactAAGAGAAAAATTAGCTTCCCAGCATTGTGAATGGGAATTAATGGAAAAGAAAGCAATTGAGTGGCTGGAATCTCAGAATATACAACCAATGAATTCAGAGAAGTTACTAGAAAAAGCTACAAActtcataaaaaacaaaatggttgcctag